From the Octopus sinensis linkage group LG3, ASM634580v1, whole genome shotgun sequence genome, the window CAGAAATGTTCAGTTTGACAGAATTTTGATACGGCGAGGATACTAAGCAAGTTATAGATTCAATATTAACTCGATATTGACTGTTTATTTTAAAGAATGACTACAAAAAGAATAAATCGCTGATTCCTTGCTAGCATCTAAGTTAGCTTGTTTTGGGCACATACGCGCCGAATCAATGAcaggatgataacaatgatgatgattttaatatgTGAGTAGAAATTGACGAAACCAGCTAGCTGGTCCGACATTAAACATTGGAAATGGAGAAGATGGTAGCATTAGTGACAGTATTATTAGAGTAGTAGCGAAAAGAAGGGTTATGTTTGGAAAGGAGAAGGTAGTAAACAGCCACGTGATATTTATCTTGGGTTTTGTGTTTGTTCAAAATGAGGCGACAGGTTGGTCACATGACGTATTTGCTATAGCAACAAAGTTAGGTATCTATAAACATGACTTAAATAAGTGCGAGTTATATCACCGTGATCTTCCCTTAGCGTAGCGACCGGTGTACAGCTATGATGTTGCTTAGCGCCAGATCAACTCCGATCGAGCAGACCCCACAAAAGgctttccagccgtgaccaccTTGTTTTTCATTAAGATTTTAAGGTATCTAGAACTGCGTTGTCTTCTCGCTCTTAGAGTGTAAAGCGCATTTCGAGGGGGACTTGGCTTTTTATACCCGCTAGATCCAACGAAAACATAGAAGCCCAAAGTTGGCTCAAGTAAAATTCGATATTAGTATCACATATAGAATAACTAATGACATTGAAATGCAGCATTATTTCTCAATTTTGTCGACCTTTGAAACAATATAATTTTCGATATTCGCCTACTTGGAACTAAACTTCTGTTTACCTTCCCTCGTTTTAGTTTCCACATCCCCAGCAGAGAGAAAATACATAACAATCAACAGcagaaggtgtatgtgtgtagaacaCAAGTTGATATTTCCACTTCttgcgagagaaagaaagagagggagagcaaaCGGCTTGTGGGATATTTTCCGTTTTTACATCTTTGAAAAAAATCAGATCTGATGTGCAAAACCGAAAAAATCCCATCTAGGTGCATCCTAAGTtgcatgactttttttttttttttactgtagaaaattttaaatcatcTGATAAAATGACAGTGTACTATTTAAAACAACACAAATCAAATGAAATCTCAAAGTAAAAACCTTTTTTACTTAttctaaagcaaaacaaaaacggaTCTTTTCAAAAACTTCTTTCGAAATTTTTAGAAAACCaaccttaaaaaaattttgtcatTTACAAATTTGTTCTACAAAAAATGCCCCTATTTACTAGTGTCTTTAAATCAGTGGCTCTGTACCAGGGTCTGTATGGCCTTTggggtccatacaagattttgttgCTGAAATTTATCTGCAACAAATTGCTTATATTTCTACGtgacaaaatatattaacaaacttttaatacaattcctaatatttaattataaaagtataatgtgattttttaaacattggatGGCTATGAGGGTTCGggtgagtaaaataggaatcaaagggatccatagataaaaaaaaaaaatggttgggaaacaTTGCTTTAAATCGAGGCAAACTATTTCATTCACAAATTCGATATTTGTATGATTAAAGTATGTTTTGCTTTTCAATATTGGTATATAGATTAGGAATGTGCAGTACCTGTTACTTTTGCAGAATCCTGGATTGTTAATATCAGCTGATGTTCAGTTCAAATGTTTGTACGAAAGAACAGGAAGTTTGTAATCATTTAacctactagaaacaacagccagacTCCCTCAAATTATTCCCAACCTCACTAGCTTATAATGAGAAAAGACACATTGCAGTTGTCTGCAAAAGACAAGATGAATCTAAGGCTAAGCAATATGACCCCGTGGGTTTGCTGACAAAAACAAGAAAGCCTCTATGTGATCTCTAAACCAGCAACAAATTGCATCTAAATTGCTATCAAACTAtataaggtggtatcaaaaaattcccagactagttctgtagtgcatcCACAAGTCCCTGCTCACAGTTGtgtagtgagagctagcagtgtgCTAAGTAACATTGCTGTATTTACTtaacaagttgtgaaatttatatttttgtgatcatgtgtttgctgtagtctgcaattttgtcatggagagGAAGTTGCAGCAAAGAGccaaaatgaaattttacattaaacttgggaagtctgctacagagacattgagcatgcttcagcaagcttgtGGCAATGAAGTaatgggttgtatgcaatgtttcCAGGGGCCCAGATGCTTCAATAGTGGAAAAACTttcctggaagacgatgagcaaTCTGAAAGACCTGCCAGAAACATCATCCCAGAAATATgcagaaaattcatcagcttgtgcattaGGATCGTCAGAGGACTATCAacaacattgctgatgttgttggtctgttgTATGGGTCCATGCAGGCAATCCTAAAGCCTGAATTGAACATGCAGTgtgtctctgccaagtttgtcctccacctgctgaccactgagcagaaagaacatgGCGTCAAAGTCTGTTAGGATTTCCGTCAGCATACCACTAATGATCCATCTTTTATATTGAGGGACATCACCAGTGACAAGAGTTGGGTCTGGGTATGACCCTCAGACAAAGCGGCAGTCATTGCAATGGAAGAGCTCTTCATCTCCATGACCAAAGAAGGTGTGACAGAGCTGCAGCTCAGTCAAGATCATGCTCATCGTTTTTTTCAACATCTGCAGTACATCAAAAATTTGTCCCCCAGAGCCTGACCATCAATCAAGAATTCTACTGTgacgttttgaagcatttgagtgGTGACATTCAAGAAAGACAACTGCATCTGTGGAAGGCAAAGAATTGGAATTTTCATAATGACAATGCACtctgtcactgagctctcctcactcatgagtttctcatcgaaaacatggtatcacttctgtaCCCGCTCTATTCACCAGACTTAGCACCTGTGGGCTCCTATTTCTTCCCCAAGATCAAAAGCAGCGCAAAGGTTGTCATTTTAACATCACTGTCAAGGTCCACagtgaattgcagaaggtcctccactcacagaaaacgacttccaggctggatttcaaaagtggcaggaatgcttgGACCAGTGCATTGCtgtacaaggtgactatttcaaaggagattatgttaaaacttaggtaaataagttattttttattaagtatAATTAgtcctggaactttttgataccacctcatactcttaagaaaaaatatataatccaaGATAGTGGGAAAGGTGTAGCAAAAGATGAAATAGGCATGTGGACAACATCAAAGTAAATCAATGGGAAAACATCAGATtgttgtttaaataatttatttaaacaacACTTGCATTTACTTGTTGTATACAGCAAAAATCTCACATGACATTACCAACTTTACTTTGAGCTGACCAAGAAGAAATTAACAGAGTAAATACTATGTCATATGATAGGGTAGAACTGgacatgttttgtatgtgtgtgtgcattggtcaTTCAGTGGTCTCTGTTTATGTTCTGTGACTGCTACTGTGTTGGGTCGTTCATGTTGAATATTTAGATCTTTGCGTTGCATTTTGATCTTGGGGAAGAAATGAgagtccacaggtgctaaatctagtGAATAGAGCAGGtacagaagtgataccatgtttttgatgagaaactcatgagtgaggagagctcagtgacagaGTGCATTGTTATTATGAAAATTCCAATTCTTTGCCTTCCACAGATGCAGTTGCCTTTCTTAAATGTTacccctcaaatgcttcaaaacgttACAGTAGAATTCTTGATTGATGGTCAGGGTCTGTTTAAAGGTTGAAGTTACTTGCTGgccatctttctctcactatctctgtCTCCGTGTGTGGCTATCACTCTCTCTGCTGTCCTTTGACAGATTGCTGTATATATAATGGCCGTGacagctagaaggacagacataccgCAGGAGAAATTCCTACCTATGTAGGTCACCTCCTGTCCATTTGAACCTTAAATGACATAACTGAGATTGAAGGTCGAAGGGAaacaatccatcattttttgacaggacaaagaaatttctttcatACCTGTTTGGTAAATGGTGGTGGATCATGTGAGCAAGAATCCTTAGATTCAGTTTCGAATCTCAGCTTGGAAAAAGGAAGTGTTAATTTTTACACACTGTGTCtggtaaacaaaatgaaatagaaacaatTGTTTAATCAAGGCTgccctgaggttaaacaacatcaacagagaAGGAATACTAGAATGCTACAGTAGTATGGAGTAGTGTTTGGATTATAATGTGATTACCATGAAATCTGGATAGGAGAAGACATAACATGTAGACTGCAAGAACAGATTGAGCTGGGATTGTCAGGTGTGAATGTTCTTCAACTGTAATCAAACAATTTCACTACCAAGTGCCTCTCTTTCAAATGCAGAAAATGAACATCAATGTGATACTTATTTTCTGCACCTGAACCCAATCAGTACTACCTGCAACATTTTTCCAATCAGACACAGAACTGCTACCTTTAATGTTGATACAGGATTGCTACCTTTAATGTTGATACAGTGAAGGGTACATCTGAATAGATTGTAGAGATGTTAAAGAGGAGATACAGATATCAAACAAACTTATGGTTAAATGTGTTCTGGTGTTACCATTCTATCCTTTTTGTTTTAAACAGAGTATTTAGGACTAAGTTACTTCATAAACTCTACTATTCAaacaatttatgtatgtaagaaCTGTGTTCCTCCTTGGTTCATGAAAGCTCAGCTGAGTTCAGAGAGATATGATTTTTGCATGACCTGTTGATTTCTTTGCTTGAAAATAGAACATCTGAAATTACagacccacacaaatatatatgtgaaaatatgtatataacatctCTTTTACAAGACATATCTTGCATGATCCATTGTATATGGTGGGTATTGGGGTGTAAATCACTTTGTTTTTAAGAACAAAAATCAAACTAGTGTTCATACACAGTTGCAATATTTTGCTCCACTTTGATGCTGTTTGAGAATGTATAGACATTGAATTTGTCCTCTGATTATAATAAAACATCTTAGTTGCCACCTCACCTGAAAACTGCAGCCAACTGCATCAGGAGTTTTTGAggcaaaacagaaaatgaagatagtttacaaaaatattttaaatggctgacagctagatgcctttcctgatgccagCAACTTtacatgtactgggtgcttttcttgtTGCACCAGCACTAGTTAAGTTGCTTTGCAGCTTACAAGACCTCAAACCTCAAGAGAAGAGGCTTTATGCAAGGAGATAAGGGGTTAAAGTATAAGAGAAAGGGACACAGCAGGACAAGTTTCTTGTTACAGAGGGGCTACATGACTACATTTTAGAAGGGTAGGGGTATTTGGAGTAAAGTTGGTGAGATGAAAATAGTGGTGATAAGGTGTCTGGTAAGTAGGTGTCAAGGTAAGTAGAAGTGAGTGGAAACAGAAAAATCAGGAGTGTGCAGGTAGAGGTCGTAAGAGCATATTGAGGGATAGGAAATGCATAAGATGAATATAATGAACAAACAAATGCTGAGGGATGGTAAGAGAGGTAGGAAAGAGGTTACAACTATAGATTGGGTAGGGGTGGATGTAATGAATCATGGATAAGCAGTGAGGATGACCAATGATGTTTAGAATAAGAATCAGCAGAATAGTAATAAAAACACAGTAGACAGGGgaataagagacagagagatatgtGGTTGGGTAGGTTGCAACAGTGTGGAGAGAGATATAGGCAGGCACAGTGCATGGGGAGAGTGGTGAAAGAGAGCTCATTTGGTGATCAATGTATGAGGggatacccaaaagaaaccagaattttgcaatattttattcacttagctttacatgtttacacttttatcgccttcaaagtattctccatttgaagcaatgcatgtCCTGGAACTcgtgcaaagtgatgccttttgaCGCCTCTAACGTTTATTCTTCACCCCTTCCACATTcaaattctgtagcaccagcttttgtTACCAGTCATGACTTCCAACTgctctttcagttcacaacacatattcagttgtgactgcttttgatcctCTGTGAGTAACCAAAGCACAAACTTCGCtgtaactcttttcatttgcaattcctcactcaaaattcgttggaaggagttccaggacacaccaatcatatcaacaaATTCATTAATTGTTTGGtaatggtcctccaagatcagttcatgaattttcatttgTTCAGGAGGTCGACAGTCATCttgaatgaggttggtcttcaagtgacaagtgactATTCCTGAAGCAAGGAAACCATTCATAAACTAGTATTTTGCTCTTGGCAGAGTCTTTGTCAGCTCTTTGAAGCACGACAactgttttccccagcagaaaacagaatttcccgGAAGCATGTTCTttcatttcagccatcgcaaaaatcaacaaactgggaagaagcactgcaaaacaaagatgcactaTGTGACAGTATGACCTCACTTGACACTACCAGTGAGCAGATTGATGCCTGAAGGTTGCATCAAGTTGTGGAACCCTCAACTACAAGTTTGTCCCACAGAGAAAGTTTCCTGTTACCACCTCATCAAATGCAAATAAACAGGACGGTATTATGGATGAATATCAAGTAAGAAAATAATTTGTGTCAAAGAAAAGCTAAGGTTAGAGAAATATGGGTGATCagggtgtcttgaggaaattgaGTGAACGACCCAGTTgggcacacatgcatgtgtgtgtgtgcacgcacagtACTTCTAGAACTTAGTTTTGATGAGTTGGGCGGGTCTTCTTGAGAACTGCATATCACCAGTCATCCCCATCTTGAGATCAACCTTCTTCACTTCATCCCATGTATTTCTGGGTCTCCCTTTTCTGCAAGCTCCACCTACGTTAAGCAATCAGCACTTTTTATGCAGTTGTTCCCAATCATACACATTACATCGGATTCTTCTTATGCCTAGTTTTACTCTCAGCACATTTGTACTATACCGTTCAGGTATACTTActttgcacatccaacagagcatgctcttttcatttcttttgttttttctagtcCTCTGCATTCAAAAACCATATCTCACAAACATACGGTATTACAGATCcaacacaggcatcatacaatctacccttCAGTTTTAGGGAAAagacctttgttgccagcagcaGTAATAGCTCCCTGAAAATAATACTTCAATCTGTTCTTACTGTCTACCATACCTGCAGAGGAATTCTCTCCCCTGCTAATCACATCTCCTAGGTAACAAAGGCTACTATTTCTGGTGTGCTCCAAGTACATAATGCTCCACTGCATGTCACATGCAAACCTTACATTCTGTTAGTCTGCTTGTAATTCCACTACAGCTTTCCTTCTCTTCATGTCCTTGATCACTTTAACATACTGTAATCATCTTGAATTGCTGATTCCCCCATAGAGTCAGCACGAGGTAGCTTTTTATCCCATACTCAACATTCAGCAACCTCTTGTAACTACACTTTTTTGTTTTCCATATCAATGGTGAATATGCTTCAATCATTCTATGCACACCTCTCACCAATCGTTCTGTTCTTTGGACAATTCTGACTGTGGGGTGTATGCAGAAGTAACTGTTGCTGTTGAGTGGCCTATAACTAGTCTTACCTGGTTAACATATATAAGTCACAGACAGAAGTGGAAGTTCTATAACTATTGTTACATAAGGCAATTGAATGATAGATAATTacactctctttatatatatatatacaaaaaacaattaaacaaaacaaactttttgtgaaaatgtttaatacaaaaatataactatttatcaatgttataaaattaaatttgtttgttaattccagattttatatatactatatgtatgtttatgtatataaacatatatacatgtatatattgtttatttaagcTGATCTAGTGGCCTGTTATGCTGGAGTTTCACAAATGTGTAGAATTCCTTAGACGTGAGATCGCAGCCATAGCCAATACTAGTGttgtataaccagcccatttaaaagtacccttgaatatACTgagtttgagaagacctgttgagtcaagtgaagtcatagtCGTGGCtcgtgccagtgctgcctgactggcacccatgctggtggcatgtaataagcaccactCAAGAGTGGGTCGATGCCagagccacctgactggctccctgtgctggtggcatgtaaaaagcaccatccaaacctGGTTGATGTCAGTGTGACCTGACTGGCtatcatgccagtgacatgtaaaaagcacccattacactctcagagtggttggcgttaggaagggcatccagctgtaaaaactttgccagatcagactggagcctggtgcagcctattggctagccagtcctcagtcaaactgtccatcccatgccagcatggaaaatggacattaaacgatgacaatgatgatatactctttactctctcttttacttgtttcagtaattaaccCACAAGTACATTTCAGAGTTATACTTTTCTTGCATGTGATTTGAACTGAGACCATGTTGAAACTATACCCATCATATTGTGAAAGAGCCATTATGGCTATCTAAAAAGATACAAAATCTGTTAAATTcacctttcatttatttcaaaattctaCACACTGATAGGCACAGCCTCACAGTTACAGTTGAAGCAGGTCAATGACCAGGTCACAGTGATGCACGGTAAATTCTGACATCCtcataaattaaatgaaaaatgaatttttagATACTTTTTGATGGGTATAaaggcttttatcttttacttctttcagtcattttgactgtggccatgctggggcaccaccttgaagaaccttAATTGAAataatcaaacccagtactttttttttaagcctggtatttattctattggtctctttaccaaactgttaagttatagggatgtaaacacaccaacactggttgtcaagaagtggtgaAGGACTAAGGGACAaccacaaaggcacacacacatatatatatgacaagcttttttccatttccatcttccaaacccatccacaaggctttggttggtgatagtaaaagacacttgttcaaggtgtcatgcagtgggactgaacccagaactttgcggttgtgaagcaaacttatcacataaatctaatttaattttatacacCCACACAAGAAAAACTTCCTTTTAATATCCATCCCTCATTTACCATTGACCACCTTCACTACCTATAAAGCTCTGATTACCTCCATATCTATTTCTGTTCGTTACTCACTACCCAACACATACACTTGCAGCCTTTGTCCATCCTTTCTGATATTTCTGTCATTGCATTCTCTTCTTTTCATCTCCCTCAGACATTTTAACTTAAGTGTAAGCCGATTCcttgtcatcattatcttcatgtcACTTTCTGGCACAACTCCTTCCATCTCCACTCATATATAACACGGAGTAGCCTTAAATCTCTTCCTACTCAGCCTATCCCACATCCTCCTAATGACTATAATTCTCACTAATCCCTGACACCACCCTTATTTCCCTTTTATAACTCCTTCCTTGAACAGTCTCTGTTATTGTCTCCACTATCATCCTCTGACATCAAATCTGTTCCAATCCTCACACTGTAACTCGCTCAAAACTTTACCTAAAGTCTCCAGTCACCGCCCTCTCTCCTACTCTCCCTCTTAGTCATGGAAGACTAGGGTCTTTAgtttcactagtgctggtgccatgtggttGATGATTGGAAGGGCAGCCagcatagaaaccatgtcaaaaattGAGCCACAATAACAAGATGTGGTTTTCCAACCTGTTAGATCCCACTGAACCGTCCAGCTCATGGACATAAAATCatgatacacatacaaaatagCACATATACTTAAAAAAACTTGACATAATCCATTCTTTTTTCATGATATCAAGTAAGGTCATCTGTTCTATAGAAACCAGCATCTTCATACTGGCAGTTGCACTGATGATAATTGTTTTCTGTTCCTTCCAGCTGTAAAATGTCCTGCAGGATACACACTTTTATTGCCACCAGATGTCGCCATGTTATCAAATGACTGAATTGTTATAGTTCGATTTTGTGGTTTAGAAGGGTTTTCTCTTACAGGGTTAGATGGGAAACACATTTTCTTTTCAGTATGCAATGCAAATTCTAagttagaatgtaaagagctttCAAATGTATTAGATTTTAACTTAGATGATGTTCCACGTGTCACATTTGTTATTGCTTTGCTGTGTGTGGTATCTAACAATGGTAAAACAAATTCTGAAGTGGATGCATCCTTACAGTTCAGCATGGTGCTTCGTGTCTGAGAACTGTTTGAAACTGGAATGGATGAATAGAACTTACTATGCTCATATCTGCTTTCCTCAGGTTCCATAGGTTCATTCTTCACTGTGGGAGCCATGACAAAATTACCAGAGGAATTGATATCTATGTTATCTAATAAGGCAACCTCAGAGTTGTTTCCAAACAATGTAACTCTATTTTCTTTGGGTAATAATTCAGCTCTTGAAATCTTGTCATTAATACCACTGGATGATATTGAAAAGAAACGTGGAGAAAGCTGAACTGGTGTTGTAACATTTTGTGACACAGATACATTATCTGTCATTGGGTTGGATGCAACAAATGCATTAGTAGCTGTAATAGGTTGCTGATGTGTTGTATTAGGCAGTTGACTATCACACAGTTGTTCAAATTCTTTCATTTCCAAACGTTTTGCAATGATTTTTAATTGATGTAAAATATTTAGATCAAGATCTAGAATCCCATTATACATATAATCAGCAAAAGCATCTAAGGCTTTTGTGCTAACTTCCTGTGGTAAGTTAATGTGGAGAAAGTTCTGAGAGAGCATCTCTGCACCAAATACTGACAACAGTTTAGGACATACAGCAAATAAGACAACTTTATGtacctgaaatatataaaaaaaaagatcttgagatttataaaataattaataccaGGGAAAATCTCTTAAAACATTTTTCACTTTTAACTATAAATCTTTTCTTTAATCAGAGTATAGTTATAAGTAAATACTTTCATGCATAGATACCTTTAGTTTTGGTGTTGTAATTAAATTCTATAGAGCATATCTAAAAGGATAAGAATTGGCCTAGTTTCAAAAATGAAacgataattctctctatgaattcTGTAGTTCATATTTTGCCAGAGCTGTGTTACAAATAGTCTGAAAAAATTTAAAGGATCAAAAATTTTTAATACAGCATTAGCACAAATTAGGTGACATAGCAACTGAAATGTCAGAATGTCTTCATGAAGTATGAAACACAATACATGATATAAGGATATTTTTATCTCAACTGAAATACTTTCTTaaacttttttactttttccccACCATCccaatattaaaatgtttttcattatatCATTACCAGGCCAATAGTTGAGTGCATTTGCCTCAAGGCTATAGGCATATAACAGACTTTTAAAGTAGTACAGATCAGGTTATATCAGTGTTTTTTTAAGtcaaagaaaataaggaatgatt encodes:
- the LOC115209904 gene encoding uncharacterized protein LOC115209904 isoform X1; its protein translation is MSSKPKTKTKRKVITIQQKQEIINKFEQGFKRRVLCAEYGLPPSTVATICAQKERLKSVKVIDKSTRVFKNRSFIVEVEKRLLMWIKEKQKKGDQVNMEVIREKALEIYEHVKKSFPRSSDYEIRPFKASQGWFHKFKKRAEIANLAGSSNKNLYLNKKKQPPSSPATVLISDSDHPPSPPAKIPKKQTFPKEFQEENLKLKKNCQENDFTDRQNIGHISKMAENSQKPSIKNLICVVEESENMPDPVHFSTFPVPVPTTQPKTFEIPQPQGKKIFILADHQKNVMSSLALLWKSGKLCDASIDNGLSTVMVHKVVLFAVCPKLLSVFGAEMLSQNFLHINLPQEVSTKALDAFADYMYNGILDLDLNILHQLKIIAKRLEMKEFEQLCDSQLPNTTHQQPITATNAFVASNPMTDNVSVSQNVTTPVQLSPRFFSISSSGINDKISRAELLPKENRVTLFGNNSEVALLDNIDINSSGNFVMAPTVKNEPMEPEESRYEHSKFYSSIPVSNSSQTRSTMLNCKDASTSEFVLPLLDTTHSKAITNVTRGTSSKLKSNTFESSLHSNLEFALHTEKKMCFPSNPVRENPSKPQNRTITIQSFDNMATSGGNKSVYPAGHFTAGRNRKQLSSVQLPV
- the LOC115209904 gene encoding uncharacterized protein LOC115209904 isoform X2, with translation MEFTLTKRGGRKLLYNGYAYTVDKKKNNITYWKCEERKTCAARLKTIDDVLQYDPPPHSHPQDACRNVVLKTIQQITAGANNTEVARTITENCTPAFPQETASSLPQNENPNRIWRQMEIFQTNKAGSSNKNLYLNKKKQPPSSPATVLISDSDHPPSPPAKIPKKQTFPKEFQEENLKLKKNCQENDFTDRQNIGHISKMAENSQKPSIKNLICVVEESENMPDPVHFSTFPVPVPTTQPKTFEIPQPQGKKIFILADHQKNVMSSLALLWKSGKLCDASIDNGLSTVMVHKVVLFAVCPKLLSVFGAEMLSQNFLHINLPQEVSTKALDAFADYMYNGILDLDLNILHQLKIIAKRLEMKEFEQLCDSQLPNTTHQQPITATNAFVASNPMTDNVSVSQNVTTPVQLSPRFFSISSSGINDKISRAELLPKENRVTLFGNNSEVALLDNIDINSSGNFVMAPTVKNEPMEPEESRYEHSKFYSSIPVSNSSQTRSTMLNCKDASTSEFVLPLLDTTHSKAITNVTRGTSSKLKSNTFESSLHSNLEFALHTEKKMCFPSNPVRENPSKPQNRTITIQSFDNMATSGGNKSVYPAGHFTAGRNRKQLSSVQLPV